The segment CCAGCGCTATGAAGTGCAGGAAAAAGTCAGCAAGGAAGCTTATTTCATCGGTGTCGTGGCCCTGTTCCGCGCCCCTGCGGCGCAGCGCTGGCGCGCCACCTTTGCCGCCGCCGACGCGGAACGGGGCGGCATCACCGTCGGCCTGCACGCCTGCGCGCTCAGCATCAGCGGGGTGGCCGCGCCGTCGGCCCCGCGCTGCCAGTAACACGAACAGACACGCCACACATACAAGGAGAATCGAGATGGGCATGGCAGCGAAAGTCTTGTGGGGAGAAGGCCTGTTCCTGCGGCCGCAGCATTTCCAGCGCCAGGATCAGTATCACGAAGCGCGCCTGCATCACACGGCCAGCGCCCTGCATCCCTACCTGTGGGGCGTGGCGCACATGGCGTGGGACCTGGCGGCGCTGAAGACGGGCACCTTGCGCCTGCAGGCGCTGTCGGCCATCTTCCGCGACGGCGAAGTGTTCGAATCGCTGGGCGACGGCGCGCCGGGCAGCGATGCCCTGCCCCCGCCCGTGGACCTGGAAGCGCTGCCGCCGGCCGTGCAGGAAGTGACATATTACGCGGCGCTGCCCATCCTCAACCGCGAAGGCATGAATTACACGCTGCAGGCAGCAACGGCAGGCACGCCGGCCAGCACCCGCTTTGCGCACGCCATGCGCGCCACGCCCGACCTGTTCACGGAGTCCGCCGTGGCCGACGTGGCCTACCTGAAGAAAACCGTGCGCCTGATTCCCGACAGCGAAGCGCGCGGCTCCTACGACTGCCTGCCGCTGATCGCCCTGCGGCGCACGGTATCGGGCGGCTTCGAACCCGTGCCCTCGTTCATGGCGCCCAGCCTGGCGATCGCCGGCGCGCCGCGCCTGCAGGGCGTGCTGGAACACCTGCTCGACGCCTTGCAGGCGAAGGTAAGCGCGCTGCACGGCCACCACCGCGAACCGAGCCGCAATGTGATCGAGTTCCGCTCGGGCGACGTGTCCTCTTTCTGGCTGCTGCACACGGTCAGCACGGCCGCCGCCGCGCTGATGCACTATGTACGCCATCCGGCCCTGCATCCGGAGCGCCTGTACGAAGCGCTGCTGGGACTGGCCGGCGGCTTGCTCAGCTATTCCAAGCACTATACCCTGGCCAGCCTGCCGGCCTACGACCACGCGCAGCCGGGTGTCTGCTTCGACGCCATCGACGCCATCATCCGCGAACTGCTCGACACCGTCATCTCGTCGAAGTATTTTTCCATCGCCCTGCTCGAAGACAAGCCGTCGTACTACCTGGGCAAGCTCGATTCGGGCAAGATCGACCAGCACACCACCTTGTACCTGGCCATTCGCGCCGCCATGCCCGCCATCGAACTGGTCGACGTGGTGCCATTGCGCGTAAAAGTGGGCGCGCCCGACGACGTGGAAAAATGCGTGCTCACGGCCATGCCCGGCCTGAAGCTGTCGCATGCGCCGCAAGTGCCAGCCGCCATTCCCGTGCGTCCCGACACCTATTATTTTGCGATTGAAAACCGCGGCGCGCTGTACGAACA is part of the Janthinobacterium sp. 67 genome and harbors:
- the tssK gene encoding type VI secretion system baseplate subunit TssK, yielding MGMAAKVLWGEGLFLRPQHFQRQDQYHEARLHHTASALHPYLWGVAHMAWDLAALKTGTLRLQALSAIFRDGEVFESLGDGAPGSDALPPPVDLEALPPAVQEVTYYAALPILNREGMNYTLQAATAGTPASTRFAHAMRATPDLFTESAVADVAYLKKTVRLIPDSEARGSYDCLPLIALRRTVSGGFEPVPSFMAPSLAIAGAPRLQGVLEHLLDALQAKVSALHGHHREPSRNVIEFRSGDVSSFWLLHTVSTAAAALMHYVRHPALHPERLYEALLGLAGGLLSYSKHYTLASLPAYDHAQPGVCFDAIDAIIRELLDTVISSKYFSIALLEDKPSYYLGKLDSGKIDQHTTLYLAIRAAMPAIELVDVVPLRVKVGAPDDVEKCVLTAMPGLKLSHAPQVPAAIPVRPDTYYFAIENRGALYEQMLKAQSISVYVPAGIRDLQLELIAVTA